The Heteronotia binoei isolate CCM8104 ecotype False Entrance Well chromosome 14, APGP_CSIRO_Hbin_v1, whole genome shotgun sequence genome has a window encoding:
- the NIP7 gene encoding 60S ribosome subunit biogenesis protein NIP7 homolog isoform X2: MRPLTEEETRALFEKLARYVGENLQLLVDRPDGAYCFRLHKDRVYYLSEKILKLATSIPRENLVALGTCFGKFTKTQKFRLHVTALDYLAPYAKYKVWVKPGAEQSFLYGNHILKSGLGRITESTAQYQGVVVYSMADVPLGFGVAAKSTQECRKVDPMAIVVFHQADIGEYIRHEETLT, from the exons ATGCGGCCGCTGACGGAGGAGGAGACCCGCGCGCTCTTCGAGAAGCTCGCCCGATA CGTGGGCGAGAACCTGCAGCTGCTGGTGGACCGACCCGATGGCGCCTATTGCTTCCGCCTGCACAAGGACCGCGTCTATTATCTCAG TGAGAAGATCCTGAAGCTTGCCACCAGCATCCCCCGGGAAAACCTGGTGGCCCTGGGCACCTGTTTTGGCAAGTTCACTAAGACCCAGAAGTTCCGGCTGCACGTCACGGCCCTGGATTACCTTGCCCCCTATGCCAAG TACAAAGTGTGGGTAAAGCCTGGCGCAGAGCAGTCCTTCCTTTATGGGAACCACATACTGAAATCTGGCTTGGGGCGGATTACCGAGAGCACAGCCCAGTACCAGGGAGTGGTGGTGTACTCCATGGCTGATGTGCCCCTG GGCTTTGGAGTAGCAGCGAAGTCCACACAGGAGTGCCGGAAGGTAGACCCCATGGCCATTGTTGTCTTTCATCAAGCTGACATCGGGGAGTACATCCGCCATGAGGAGACACTGACTTAG
- the NIP7 gene encoding 60S ribosome subunit biogenesis protein NIP7 homolog isoform X1, which produces MRPLTEEETRALFEKLARYVGENLQLLVDRPDGAYCFRLHKDRVYYLSEKILKLATSIPRENLVALGTCFGKFTKTQKFRLHVTALDYLAPYAKYKVWVKPGAEQSFLYGNHILKSGLGRITESTAQYQGVVVYSMADVPLVSDDGWVILCIWVDEECLTVCLALTFQGLWSSSEVHTGVPEGRPHGHCCLSSS; this is translated from the exons ATGCGGCCGCTGACGGAGGAGGAGACCCGCGCGCTCTTCGAGAAGCTCGCCCGATA CGTGGGCGAGAACCTGCAGCTGCTGGTGGACCGACCCGATGGCGCCTATTGCTTCCGCCTGCACAAGGACCGCGTCTATTATCTCAG TGAGAAGATCCTGAAGCTTGCCACCAGCATCCCCCGGGAAAACCTGGTGGCCCTGGGCACCTGTTTTGGCAAGTTCACTAAGACCCAGAAGTTCCGGCTGCACGTCACGGCCCTGGATTACCTTGCCCCCTATGCCAAG TACAAAGTGTGGGTAAAGCCTGGCGCAGAGCAGTCCTTCCTTTATGGGAACCACATACTGAAATCTGGCTTGGGGCGGATTACCGAGAGCACAGCCCAGTACCAGGGAGTGGTGGTGTACTCCATGGCTGATGTGCCCCTGGTGAGTGATGATGGGTGGGTAATTCTTTGTATTTGGGTGGATGAGGAGTGTCTTACTGTCTGCCTTGCTTTGACTTTCCAAGGGCTTTGGAGTAGCAGCGAAGTCCACACAGGAGTGCCGGAAGGTAGACCCCATGGCCATTGTTGTCTTTCATCAAGCTGA
- the TMED6 gene encoding transmembrane emp24 domain-containing protein 6 has product MLPLLPVATIVGLLAGLDLAGARKTEPLSSSSDQPLFGGADRYDFAIVIPAGGIECFWQFAHQSGYFFFSYEVQWTSGLGHDRHILASANDPNGLHLGTSQDMRGQINFPTKETGFYQLCLSNRYNHFGSVQVYLNFGVFYEGFDLQKTPELERKRFNDTLEAIEESTRKVMGQVFHMWRFYNFARMRRGVDYFLVQANYNYVTWWSVAQTLAIILSGVLQLYFLKRLFATQPAKKPLC; this is encoded by the exons ATGCTTCCTCTGCTCCCTGTAGCCACAATTGTGGGGCTGTTGGCTGGGCTAGATCTTGCCGGTGCTCGCAAGACTGAGCCGCTGAGTAGCTCCAGCGACCAGCCTCTCTTTGGTGGAGCAGATCGCTATGACTTTGCTATCGTGATCCCCGCCGGTGGCATTGAGTGTTTCTGGCAGTTTGCGCACCAGAGCGGCTATTTCTTCTTCAGCTATGAG GTGCAGTGGACCTCAGGGCTGGGCCACGACAGACACATCCTGGCTTCTGCAAACGATCCCAATGGCCTTCATCTCGGCACCTCCCAGGACATGCGAGGGCAGATCAACTTCCCAACCAAGGAGACAG GTTTTTACCAGTTGTGCCTGAGCAATCGATACAATCACTTTGGCTCCGTGCAAGTTTATCTGAACTTTGGGGTCTTCTATGAGGGCTTCGACTTACAAAAAACACCTGAACTCGAGAGGAAAAGATTCAATGATACGTTGGAGGCAATTGAG GAGAGTACCCGGAAGGTGATGGGCCAGGTCTTCCACATGTGGCGCTTCTATAACTTTGCTCGAATGAGGAGGGGGGTGGATTACTTCCTCGTCCAAGCCAACTACAACTATGTGACCTGGTGGTCAGTGGCCCAGACTCTGGCCATCATTCTCTCCGGGGTTCTTCAGCTGTACTTCCTCAAGCGTCTCTTTGCTACACAGCCTGCCAAGAAGCCGCTCTGCTAG
- the TERF2 gene encoding LOW QUALITY PROTEIN: telomeric repeat-binding factor 2 (The sequence of the model RefSeq protein was modified relative to this genomic sequence to represent the inferred CDS: deleted 1 base in 1 codon) yields MAEARERALEEAVGRWVVLFYAHRAVQAYRAGRSQDFRQLRDILNAVLVRPLALEQGIHLQLRIVQLLSRLEENWTTDSGAEEMPFESALLFLETMKRERQLDAKVIENLRRKIKEAAVIACVKNQEFEKANRLLKTHLSKDPSIQKTRWALQSIVREKNFSHPTVWNFSFKAFQQEVLLCLEDCLDGSEPFLLDMARKKLTDTEAPGLSPLGAASEETVASEDPEEVAGSAETKKDQSTRRSSEGLTKPTKEGEATGVEERRPEAAVVASDGDMRLLPPVEEERAVSERAEPPRAASREEPPPALGTPETAGRCSPKRPAFHSLSALREAFKALHDSTDADAAFSKLDETDWAWPKQTPVPHRAKRQREEEEAAAAAPGTSPSFQKTRCLVTISRLVQGCDAACACDSCASPEVSAEPPGTPVAQPADPETPTSPRAPQLPRLPKRRWRSWREEKDTWSEEEDLFDHMSSGGESTNTSVTSGAKKQKWTAEETEWIREGVKKYGEGNWKAIFKAYRFRKRTPVMIKDRWRTMKKLGLN; encoded by the exons CTGTGCTTGTGCGGCCCTTGGCTCTGGAACAAGGCATTCATCTTCAGCTACGAATTGTCCAGCTTCTGTCCCGACTTGAAGAGA ACTGGACTACTGATTCAGGGGCGGAGGAGATGCCTTTTGAAAGCGCACTTCTTTTCCTGGAGACCATGAAACGTGAACGCCAGCTGGATGCAAAAGTCATAGAGAACCTcagaagaaaaataaaggaaGCT GCTGTTATTGCCTGTGTTAAGAACCAAGAATTTGAAAAAGCCAACAGACTTCTGAAGACACATCTGTCGAAGGACCCAAGCATCCAG AAGACAAGATGGGCTTTGCAGAGCATCGTCCGAGAGAAGAACTTCTCTCATCCGACAGTCTGGAACTTCTCCTTCAAGGCCTTCCAGCAAGAAGTTCTCCTCTGTTTGGAAGACTGCCTGGATGGCTCTGAGCCCTTCCTCCTCGAT ATGGCAAGAAAGAAGCTGACTGATACGGAGGCCCCAGGGCTCAGTCCTTTGGGGGCGGCCAGCGAGGAGACGGTGGCTTCAGAGGACCCGGAGGAAGTGGCTGGGTCAGCAGAAACAAAGAAGGACCAATCCACAAGAAGATCCAGTGAGGGTTTGACCAAGCCCACAAAGGAGGGTGAGGCTACAGGTGTGGAGGAAAGAAGGCCAGAGGCTGCGGTGGTGGCCAGTGACGGGGACATGAGACTGCTGCCCCCTGTGGAAGAGGAGAGAGCAGTCAGTGAGCGAGCGGAGCCCCCCAGAGCtgccagcagggaggagcctcccCCTGCCCTGGGGACCCCCGAGACTGCGGGCAG GTGCTcccccaagaggccagccttccACAGTCTGTCAGCTCTGAGAGAAGCATTCAAGGCCCTGCATGACTCTACAGATGCTGATGCGGCCTTTTCTAAGCTGGATGAGACGGACTGGGCTTGGCCCAAGCAGACTCCGGTGCCCCACCGAGCAAAGCgccagagggaggaagaggaggcggcggcagcagctcCTGGCACTTCTCCCTCATTCCAGAAGACTCGCTGTTTGGTGACCATCAGCCGGCTGGTCCAGGGGTGTGACGCAGCGTGCGCCTGTGACTCGTGCGCCAGTCCAGAAGTGTCAGCGGAGCCTCCGGGGACTCCTGTTGCCCAGCCTGCAGACCCCGAAACACCCACCTCGCCA AGAGCCCCCCAACTTCCAAG GCTGCCCAagcgaagatggaggtcctggcGAGAGGAGAAGGACACCTGGAGCGAGGAGGAGGATCTTTTTGACCACA TGTCTTCAGGAGGAGAGAGCACCAACACTTCTGTCACGTCTGGAGCAAAAAAGCAG AAGTGGACTGCAGAAGAAACAGAGTGGATCCGGGAAGGCGTAAAGAAGTATGGAGAAGGGAACTGGAAAGCCATTTTCAAAGCATACCGCTTTAGGAAACGGACTCCAGTGATGATCAAGGACCGCTGGCGGACTATGAAGAAGCTGGGGCTCAATTGA